The Helianthus annuus cultivar XRQ/B chromosome 16, HanXRQr2.0-SUNRISE, whole genome shotgun sequence genome includes a window with the following:
- the LOC110905938 gene encoding GDSL esterase/lipase At2g19010-like: MFHALCIVKQHSSSRTSTKIYFLQINMVDCYIIALFMHFGVLVVFGKPQVPCYYIFGDSLVDSGNNNELVTEAKANYLPYGIDFPQGVTGRFTNGRTMADQIGELLDLDEFIPTYSSATDAQISKGVNYASGGAGILCETGSHLGDRISLERQLNNHNEIVLRLFRLQENTNEYLRKCLYLFNIGSNDYINNYLRSTLYNSSHKYTPDQFASFLVQQYSQHLKRLYTLGGRKIVVFGLAPIGCTPAVINIFGTKGKLCVESINDLVKQFNDKLKPLVDGINYDTVDAKFTFINVTHISSLQHALPGPKLPCCEVMVDGQCAHTATTCPFRALAIYYDGIHPTEMAHNVIATSSYIALSPMDASPYDISNLVRL, translated from the exons ATGTTTCATGCATTATGCATTGTAAAACAACATTCCTCTTCTCGTACCTCaacaaaaatatattttcttcaaATAAACATGGTTGATTGTTATATCATTGCATTGTTTATGCATTTTGGAGTATTGGTAGTCTTCGGCAAACCACAAGTCCCATGTTACTACATATTTGGAGATTCATTGGTCGATAGCGGCAATAACAATGAACTTGTGACTGAAGCTAAAGCCAATTACCTACCTTACGGCATTGATTTCCCACAGGGTGTTACGGGCAGATTCACCAACGGTCGAACCATGGCAGACCAAATAG GTGAACTTCTAGATCTCGATGAGTTTATTCCAACATATTCCTCTGCAACCGATGCACAGATAAGTAAAGGTGTTAACTATGCTAGTGGTGGAGCTGGCATTCTATGCGAAACTGGAAGTCATCTG GGCGATCGAATAAGTTTAGAGAGGCAATTAAATAATCACAATGAAATAGTTTTACGACTATTTCGCTTACAAGAAAACACGAATGAATACCTTCGCAAGTGCCTTTATCTATTCAATATCGGAAGCAACGATTACATCAACAACTACTTAAGGTCGACTCTTTACAACTCGAGCCATAAATACACACCAGATCAGTTTGCATCATTCCTTGtacaacaatactctcaacatCTAAAG AGATTGTACACATTGGGAGGTCGGAAGATTGTTGTGTTTGGTCTTGCTCCAATAGGGTGCACCCCAGCTGTGATAAATATTTTTGGCACTAAAGGAAAGCTATGTGTTGAGTCAATAAATGACTTGGTTAAACAATTTAATGACAAACTTAAGCCTCTTGTCGATGGGATAAACTATGATACAGTAGATGCAAAGTTCACATTTATCAATGTTACACACATTTCATCATTACAACATg CTTTGCCAGGGCCAAAGCTTCCTTGTTGTGAAGTGATGGTAGATGGACAATGTGCTCACACTGCAACCACTTGCCCTTTTCGTGCGTTGGCTATTTATTATGATGGTATACATCCTACAGAAATGGCCCACAATGTCATTGCAACGTCTTCGTATATTGCGCTTTCACCGATGGATGCTTCCCCATACGATATTAGTAACTTGGTTCGACTTTAA